In Magnolia sinica isolate HGM2019 chromosome 12, MsV1, whole genome shotgun sequence, a single genomic region encodes these proteins:
- the LOC131220324 gene encoding putative FBD-associated F-box protein At5g56440, whose amino-acid sequence MEKSDDRISKLPDDILHSILSMMPMKFIIRTSILSRRWRKLWKHIWAYATALDLGAEFASGQTPEEFVATVNRYLQLHKGKEIQIFRLPYIPCNPSDAEKWVEFAVEKGVKELDINFSQSFEES is encoded by the coding sequence ATGGAAAAAAGCGATGACAGAATCAGCAAACTACCCGATGACATCCTTCATTCCATCCTTTCCATGATGCCGATGAAATTCATCATAAGAACAAGCATTCTCTCTAGGAGATGGAGAAAATTGTGGAAACACATCTGGGCTTATGCCACTGCTCTCGATTTGGGTGCTGAATTCGCGTCTGGCCAAACTCCAGAAGAATTCGTGGCTACTGTTAATCGATATTTACAACTCCACAAAGGCAAGGAGATCCAGATTTTTCGGCTCCCATACATTCCATGCAATCCGTCAGATGCTGAGAAATGGGTTGAATTCGCAGTAGAAAAAGGAGTAAAGGAGCTTGACATCAACTTCTCTCAATCTTTTGAGGAAAGTTAG
- the LOC131220325 gene encoding uncharacterized protein LOC131220325, with amino-acid sequence MISNCPLMEELILMDCHDLTHIKVSAPDLPLKSLIVELCWDANEIEIFALNLRSLRFSGDFIPMYFENISSLVDVLLRGICSHDHDLGKDCITVLHHLEHVKILTLFSGSLEYVGLVEEYTPEDLPITFHNLLELQLLMECYHRRSFLACIYSFFKNCPCPCLMKLFIEFLPIDDPSQSDYQFEELLAEDTPDIVFDNLKVIKMNDFTGLKDEMQLVKFFLENAIGLEYLVLVAPHKAVCDIAKDSALECKSDFASTRFLHKNPLMLSESADTPLDLLCERLFILVKASSSETQILICDYSDYNGLLVPTHNGLLIPIHT; translated from the exons ATGATTTCAAATTGCCCTCTTATGGAGGAATTGATTTTAATGGATTGTCATGATCTGACTCATATCAAGGTCTCCGCTCCGGATCTTCCACTTAAGAGTTTGATAGTTGAATTATGTTGGGATGCCAATGAGATTGAGATTTTTGCTCTGAACCTCCGATCATTACGTTTCTCTGGTGATTTTATTCCTATGTATTTCGAGAACATTTCGAGTTTGGTGGATGTCCTTCTTCGAGGCATTTGTAGCCACGATCACGATCTTGGGAAAGATTGTATCACTGTTTTGCACCATCTTGAACATGTTAAGATTCTGACATTGTTTTCTGGCTCGCTTGAG TATGTAGGTTTAGTAGAGGAATATACACCTGAAGATTTGCCTATTACATTCCACAATTTGCTAGAATTGCAGCTATTGATGGAATGTTATCATCGACGTAGCTTTCTGGCCTGCATCTATAGCTTCTTCAAAAACTGTCCATGCCCTTGTCTAATGAAGCTTTTCATTGAA TTTCTGCCCATTGACGACCCCTCTCAAAGTGACTACCAATTCGAGGAACTGCTGGCAGAGGACACTCCGGACATTGTGTTTGATAATCTGAAGGTGATAAAAATGAATGACTTTACAGGACTCAAGGATGAAATGCAGTTGGTGAAATTTTTCTTAGAGAATGCTATTGGGCTAGAGTATTTGGTTTTGGTAGCTCCTCACAAAGCTGTCTGTGACATTGCGAAGGATTCTGCATTGGAGTGTAAATCTGACTTTGCATCAACGCGTTTTCTTCACAAGAATCCATTGATGTTGTCTGAATCCGCCGACACACCATTGGATCTTCTTTGCGAACGGCTATTTATCTTAGTGAAGGCATCATCATCAGAAACTCAGATATTAATATGTGACTATTCGGACTACAATGGTCTTTTAGTCCCCACACATAATGGTCTTTTAATCCCCATACATACTTGA